A region of Halobellus limi DNA encodes the following proteins:
- a CDS encoding ABC transporter permease subunit, producing MTLATIWLTIARKEFGDALRSRMIWGIVVIIAVMTSLSAGISLLIPDVEGGAEMAIGGASQFAGLLVPIMALIAAYLAIAGERESGSLKVILGLPPSRGEVLLGKFLGRSGVVAIGLALGFVVSGLVTVILYGGLPMVAFIGTTVLTVLLGVSFVGIAIGISAVTATRARAMTLAITAYLGLTLLWDLAPNAVHLLITGEMPGGVVPAWFLLLQGFSPTGAYNALVQRLLLGGGTAVEARIGGPAPSYLDPVVFLVILFAWTVGPLFVGYLRFRRADLS from the coding sequence ATGACGCTTGCGACGATCTGGCTGACGATCGCTCGTAAGGAATTCGGCGACGCCCTCCGGTCGCGAATGATCTGGGGCATCGTCGTCATCATCGCTGTGATGACGTCGCTATCAGCGGGTATCTCACTCCTCATCCCGGATGTCGAAGGCGGTGCCGAGATGGCTATCGGCGGCGCGTCGCAGTTTGCGGGACTTCTCGTCCCAATCATGGCGCTGATCGCCGCCTATCTCGCGATCGCCGGCGAACGGGAGTCGGGAAGTCTGAAGGTGATACTTGGACTCCCGCCGTCGCGGGGCGAAGTGCTCCTCGGGAAGTTTCTCGGCCGGAGCGGTGTGGTCGCTATCGGTCTCGCGCTGGGGTTTGTGGTCTCAGGCTTGGTTACGGTGATTCTCTACGGTGGACTTCCCATGGTAGCGTTCATCGGGACGACGGTCTTGACTGTCCTTCTCGGCGTTTCATTCGTCGGCATCGCCATCGGGATTTCGGCCGTCACGGCGACACGCGCCCGTGCAATGACCTTGGCGATCACGGCATACCTCGGGCTGACGCTCCTCTGGGATCTGGCTCCCAATGCGGTTCACTTGCTGATCACTGGCGAGATGCCCGGTGGGGTCGTCCCCGCCTGGTTCCTGCTCTTACAGGGTTTCAGTCCGACGGGGGCGTACAACGCGCTCGTCCAGCGGCTGTTGCTCGGTGGCGGAACTGCTGTGGAAGCGCGGATCGGCGGTCCAGCACCCAGTTATCTCGATCCAGTAGTGTTCTTGGTCATCCTGTTTGCCTGGACTGTCGGTCCCCTCTTCGTTGGGTATCTCAGGTTCCGTCGAGCCGATCTGAGCTGA
- a CDS encoding ABC transporter ATP-binding protein yields METPSRSRSDSLELANNGAIAIQTTGLTKRYGKDVLAVDDLDLTVYEGEIFGFLGPNGAGKSTTIDVIMDYVRPSAGSATVLGYDAQNETREIHERVGILPDGYGLYDRLTGRKHLEYAISLKQSDDTVDDLLERVGLDAAAADRVVGGYSKGMMQRLALAIALVGDPDLLILDEPSSGLDPNGVRLVREIARDHADRGKTVFFSSHILSQVEAVCDRVAILNRGRLVAIDSIDGLRDALGTGSTITLTVDAVPDSLTLGDIPGVSDVAVDGRTIRVSVDEATAKVDVIDRIRDDGAVILDVTIEESSLEDLFSAYTSDAPPEVDTSEVER; encoded by the coding sequence ATGGAAACTCCTTCTCGTTCCAGATCCGATTCTCTCGAATTGGCCAATAACGGGGCGATTGCTATCCAGACGACAGGACTGACAAAACGCTATGGGAAGGACGTCCTCGCTGTTGACGATCTCGATCTGACCGTCTACGAGGGCGAGATATTCGGCTTTCTCGGGCCGAATGGTGCTGGCAAGTCTACAACGATCGACGTAATCATGGACTACGTCCGCCCGTCGGCTGGGAGTGCAACTGTCCTCGGATACGACGCGCAGAATGAGACGCGAGAAATCCACGAACGAGTCGGTATTCTTCCGGATGGATACGGACTCTACGACCGGCTCACCGGTCGCAAACATCTCGAGTATGCGATTTCGTTGAAGCAATCTGACGACACTGTCGACGACCTCCTCGAACGAGTCGGCCTCGATGCTGCAGCTGCTGACCGCGTCGTCGGTGGCTATTCGAAGGGGATGATGCAACGATTGGCCCTCGCGATAGCCCTCGTCGGCGATCCTGATCTGCTAATCCTTGACGAACCGTCATCGGGGCTCGATCCTAACGGGGTTCGCCTCGTTCGCGAGATAGCTCGAGACCACGCTGACCGAGGAAAGACCGTCTTCTTCTCCAGTCACATCCTCAGCCAGGTCGAAGCTGTGTGTGACCGCGTCGCGATACTCAACCGTGGCCGGCTCGTCGCCATCGATTCGATTGACGGGCTTCGCGACGCACTCGGAACGGGATCGACGATAACGCTCACAGTCGACGCCGTCCCCGACTCGCTGACCCTCGGAGATATACCCGGAGTTTCCGACGTCGCGGTCGATGGCCGAACGATTCGAGTAAGCGTCGATGAGGCCACAGCCAAAGTCGACGTGATCGACCGTATACGCGATGATGGCGCTGTAATTCTCGACGTGACCATCGAAGAATCATCGCTGGAAGACCTGTTCAGCGCCTATACAAGTGATGCACCCCCGGAGGTCGATACCTCGGAGGTGGAGCGATGA
- a CDS encoding CPBP family intramembrane glutamic endopeptidase, with protein MTSTGESGISVRLLSRYRVTIALLWTGLALAALVITPLILRTTTPIFQMFWLIVPLISLVRHRDTDRVGFRTPDREQGIRAAIAAGITYGTLLILVEPWSSVYDRLLVLALEGPDPTFAWLVRLDSVGGWVGLALFSGFVTLYSEELFFRGWLLQALNRWTQPRVAVVGQAVVFTIFQSIPVFFFDPLQAVLYLLVYAFGLGVIVGAAAQRTRSIWPGLAVVTVANLVLTAVLV; from the coding sequence ATGACGTCAACTGGTGAATCGGGGATATCGGTACGTCTGTTATCGCGGTATCGGGTCACCATCGCGCTCCTCTGGACAGGACTCGCGCTCGCTGCACTGGTGATTACTCCGCTAATACTGCGGACGACGACGCCGATCTTCCAGATGTTTTGGTTGATCGTCCCGTTGATCAGTCTCGTTCGGCATCGTGACACCGACCGTGTCGGATTTCGAACTCCCGACCGTGAGCAAGGAATTCGAGCGGCGATCGCTGCAGGTATCACTTATGGGACTCTACTCATCCTCGTTGAACCGTGGAGCAGCGTCTACGACCGCCTGCTTGTCCTCGCGTTAGAAGGGCCAGATCCAACGTTCGCGTGGTTAGTTCGCCTTGATAGTGTGGGTGGATGGGTGGGTCTGGCTCTGTTCAGCGGCTTCGTAACCCTGTATAGCGAAGAGCTGTTCTTTCGGGGCTGGTTGCTACAGGCGTTGAACCGTTGGACGCAACCGAGAGTGGCAGTCGTCGGTCAGGCAGTTGTATTCACTATCTTCCAATCCATCCCAGTCTTCTTCTTCGATCCGCTTCAGGCGGTGCTGTATCTCCTCGTATATGCGTTCGGGCTTGGCGTAATCGTCGGTGCAGCCGCCCAACGGACGCGAAGTATTTGGCCAGGGTTAGCCGTCGTGACTGTCGCAAACCTCGTTCTCACTGCAGTACTCGTCTGA
- a CDS encoding bactofilin family protein: protein MRLSFGTVGRRGVVVVLVAVLLLSTVTGVAAAQSVRGASGTIVVEEGETVSSVDALAGSIVVRGTVTGDVSGAAGTIHVAESGRVGGSISGAAGDVRIDGEVGGDLSAGSGNVQVTEIATIGGDVSVGAGSVRIDGQIDGDVRVGAETIVLGPNADIGGEFRYDAADFTQDPAATVAGGVVEDPNLRGNVGTFTLPNWVTTGYSLLANLLLGAILLALFPAFSARLAGRVSEEPAKTGGVGLLTLVGGPILLVLIAITIIGIPLAVLGAIAFGLAIWVGVVYGQYAVGAWVLRRAGRDDRWLALVAGVVGFAILDLIPVLGGVLVFGALLLGLGALALELRDSFRNRRRSGPSDRQTTFDESFGDPSA from the coding sequence ATGCGCTTATCGTTCGGGACGGTGGGGCGTCGGGGCGTCGTTGTCGTTCTCGTTGCGGTACTCCTCCTTTCGACGGTAACGGGCGTCGCGGCAGCGCAGTCCGTTCGGGGAGCCTCGGGAACGATTGTCGTCGAGGAGGGCGAGACAGTCTCCAGCGTCGACGCACTCGCGGGGAGCATCGTGGTTCGGGGAACTGTCACGGGAGATGTCTCGGGAGCCGCCGGGACGATTCATGTCGCCGAGAGCGGGCGTGTCGGGGGATCGATCTCCGGCGCGGCCGGGGACGTCCGCATCGACGGTGAGGTTGGTGGCGACCTCAGCGCTGGCAGCGGAAACGTCCAAGTGACCGAGATCGCCACGATCGGCGGCGATGTCAGTGTCGGCGCGGGATCCGTCCGCATTGATGGCCAGATTGACGGCGATGTCCGTGTCGGCGCTGAGACGATCGTGCTTGGACCGAACGCAGATATCGGTGGCGAGTTCCGCTACGATGCCGCCGATTTCACGCAAGACCCCGCGGCGACAGTCGCGGGCGGTGTCGTCGAGGATCCGAATCTACGAGGCAACGTCGGTACCTTCACGCTCCCCAACTGGGTAACAACGGGGTACAGCCTCCTCGCAAATCTCCTGCTCGGAGCGATTCTGCTCGCCCTCTTTCCGGCCTTCTCGGCAAGGCTCGCGGGGCGTGTGTCTGAGGAGCCTGCGAAAACCGGCGGCGTTGGATTGTTGACGCTCGTCGGAGGTCCGATTCTCTTGGTGCTGATAGCCATCACGATCATCGGCATTCCACTCGCCGTCCTCGGTGCAATTGCGTTCGGGCTCGCAATCTGGGTTGGAGTCGTCTACGGCCAGTACGCCGTCGGTGCGTGGGTTCTCCGGCGGGCTGGACGGGACGACCGGTGGCTGGCGCTCGTGGCCGGTGTCGTCGGGTTCGCGATTCTGGATTTGATCCCGGTCCTGGGCGGAGTCCTCGTATTCGGTGCGCTCCTGCTGGGACTGGGCGCACTCGCGTTGGAGCTCCGAGACTCATTCCGCAACCGGCGACGTTCGGGCCCCAGCGATCGACAGACGACGTTCGACGAGTCGTTCGGCGATCCAAGCGCATGA
- a CDS encoding DUF5518 domain-containing protein, with protein sequence MTDSANGEDTGPSEDGPQLPEVVDWIVATIIALAGVALTVGGSALTFVVDRDLIEAGVESGQITVIIFERDLTEAEMLEVTLEVVTWTGWGLLLTGIGLVLFAIGYVIVRHRTYRQTPETESAGSYRSYAVLGAVATGILSFLPFSPVIGGGAAGYLERYGTGRTVSVGALSGFLAMVPVLVLLVFVTIGLYAGLATVQYSGLGIVTAAAMLFALLFTAAYGAGLGALGGFAGGRVAER encoded by the coding sequence ATGACGGATTCCGCCAATGGTGAAGATACGGGCCCTTCTGAGGACGGTCCCCAACTTCCCGAAGTGGTCGATTGGATAGTCGCCACAATCATTGCACTAGCTGGCGTTGCTCTCACGGTTGGCGGGAGCGCCCTCACCTTTGTCGTCGACCGGGACCTGATCGAAGCCGGCGTCGAATCCGGCCAAATCACGGTCATCATCTTCGAACGCGACCTCACAGAAGCGGAGATGCTCGAAGTCACCCTGGAGGTCGTGACGTGGACAGGATGGGGACTCTTACTGACAGGTATCGGGTTGGTCCTGTTTGCGATCGGGTACGTGATTGTGCGTCACCGCACATATCGACAGACGCCGGAGACCGAGTCTGCCGGATCGTATCGATCGTATGCAGTGCTCGGTGCTGTTGCCACCGGAATATTGTCGTTTCTCCCGTTTTCGCCTGTCATCGGGGGCGGGGCCGCGGGATATCTCGAACGCTATGGGACCGGACGCACGGTCAGTGTCGGTGCGCTCTCAGGGTTCCTGGCGATGGTCCCGGTCCTCGTGCTCCTCGTCTTCGTTACGATAGGGCTCTATGCAGGGTTAGCGACCGTTCAATATTCGGGCTTGGGAATTGTGACGGCAGCAGCCATGCTCTTCGCGTTGCTCTTCACCGCCGCGTACGGGGCCGGGCTCGGGGCTCTGGGCGGATTCGCAGGTGGTCGGGTGGCAGAACGATAG
- a CDS encoding alpha/beta fold hydrolase — MSEPDDPSDSSFPGTVSVEGPVDAVTVVFVHGAGISKHMWRPQVEALSEDFRVVTFDLPGHGTQNDTGFDFDSAVEWVADIVADVRPSSVVLVGHSLGGYVALECAARIPHQVSELVLSGSSAEYRGWLGFRTRVIAALYRLGGRIPFVDRRFHARTADQIRRLPIADTTAQAIIDGGFYLHSWGEAGRALVGRDFQSRLQQYDGPVLLVNGEEDTLNVPNAEQFSSELSNVESAVIADVGHLCNLQAPSTYTDHIRDFSRGH; from the coding sequence ATGAGCGAGCCTGACGATCCCTCCGACTCGAGTTTCCCTGGAACAGTTTCGGTCGAGGGGCCGGTTGACGCCGTCACGGTCGTCTTCGTACATGGGGCTGGTATCTCGAAACATATGTGGCGACCACAGGTTGAGGCGCTATCAGAGGATTTCCGCGTCGTGACCTTCGATCTCCCTGGCCACGGCACGCAGAACGACACCGGTTTTGACTTCGATTCGGCCGTCGAATGGGTGGCAGATATCGTAGCGGACGTCCGACCCTCCTCAGTCGTTCTCGTCGGTCACTCGCTCGGTGGGTACGTCGCGCTCGAATGTGCGGCCCGCATTCCCCACCAGGTCAGCGAGCTCGTTCTCTCGGGGAGTAGCGCGGAGTATCGAGGCTGGCTTGGATTTCGCACTCGGGTGATCGCAGCGCTGTATCGACTCGGTGGTCGGATCCCGTTCGTCGACCGGCGATTCCATGCCCGGACCGCAGACCAAATTCGACGACTCCCCATCGCAGACACGACTGCACAGGCAATCATCGACGGCGGGTTCTATCTCCATTCGTGGGGTGAGGCCGGACGAGCGCTGGTCGGTCGTGACTTTCAGAGCAGACTCCAGCAGTATGACGGACCTGTTCTGCTCGTGAACGGTGAAGAAGATACGCTTAATGTCCCGAACGCGGAACAGTTCTCGTCTGAGCTGTCGAATGTAGAATCCGCGGTGATCGCTGACGTCGGCCACCTGTGTAATCTGCAGGCCCCCTCGACTTACACAGATCATATTCGTGATTTCAGTAGGGGACATTGA
- a CDS encoding CPBP family intramembrane glutamic endopeptidase — protein MRAILWGPFWSQPTLDEPIQFGALILVSVLVGSVGLVYLGFTRWVGVDIVAWWIDRDHVRRDILWGIVGFILALLVMLGLTLGLQSTFGPPQDAPVAEAPSLVGTLLLYAFGFAVAAFQEETLFRGFLQTAIGHRFGKWPAVVVQAGVFSLAHVGYYPLTAWYLFLTAFAGGLVYGWLRKRRGRLLAPGIAHGLIG, from the coding sequence ATGCGCGCGATTCTGTGGGGACCGTTCTGGTCACAACCGACCCTCGACGAACCGATTCAATTCGGGGCATTAATCCTCGTCTCGGTCCTCGTCGGGTCAGTCGGACTCGTGTATCTGGGATTCACGCGATGGGTTGGTGTGGATATCGTCGCGTGGTGGATCGACCGCGATCACGTCCGAAGAGATATCCTCTGGGGTATCGTCGGGTTCATTCTCGCTCTCCTCGTGATGCTCGGGCTCACGCTTGGCCTCCAGTCGACGTTCGGACCGCCTCAAGACGCTCCGGTTGCAGAAGCACCATCCCTGGTCGGGACACTGCTCCTGTACGCTTTCGGCTTCGCGGTCGCTGCCTTCCAGGAAGAGACGCTCTTCCGGGGATTCCTTCAGACGGCCATCGGCCACCGTTTCGGGAAGTGGCCAGCGGTTGTCGTCCAAGCCGGTGTGTTTTCCCTCGCACACGTGGGGTACTACCCGCTTACTGCGTGGTACCTGTTCCTGACCGCGTTCGCCGGCGGCCTCGTGTATGGCTGGCTTCGGAAGCGACGCGGCCGGCTCTTGGCCCCGGGCATCGCGCACGGCCTGATCGGGTGA
- a CDS encoding CPBP family intramembrane glutamic endopeptidase produces MNPEESPGSAPSARVSDTRSLQVDRQKVGAFLALAFGISWTSAAVIYLTEVDLGTLGGIALVTLTFMWAPAIAAVVVQWRSSESIRTGCGLRLGRLRWVGIAWLTPVALIAAMIGIGVLLPDVTVTTDYSAYLLDLGLTQQQADAAVAQLTATPLPPVLLLVLQGLIAGLTINALAALGEELGWRGLLLNELSPLGFWKVSGITGVIWGIWHAPIILQGHNFPEAPVAGVVMMTGAMVAMAPVYTYLTVRAESVLAATFFHGAFNGLGALSLVYLTGAGNLLIGPVGVVGIAAAFLLTLVCVAHDRFVAANEITTGEPLSPWG; encoded by the coding sequence ATGAATCCGGAAGAGAGCCCCGGATCAGCGCCGTCTGCTCGAGTTTCGGATACACGTTCGCTGCAGGTGGACAGACAAAAGGTAGGCGCGTTTCTCGCGCTCGCGTTCGGCATCTCTTGGACGAGTGCGGCTGTGATCTATCTCACAGAGGTTGACCTCGGAACGCTCGGCGGAATCGCGCTGGTGACGCTCACGTTCATGTGGGCGCCCGCAATCGCCGCGGTCGTGGTTCAGTGGCGGTCCAGCGAGTCGATCCGGACGGGATGTGGACTACGACTCGGACGACTTCGGTGGGTTGGAATTGCGTGGTTGACACCGGTCGCGCTCATCGCTGCGATGATCGGGATCGGGGTACTCCTACCGGACGTGACGGTCACGACCGATTATAGTGCATACCTCCTCGATCTGGGCCTCACACAGCAACAGGCTGACGCCGCCGTCGCCCAGCTGACAGCAACGCCGCTCCCACCGGTCCTGTTGCTCGTCCTTCAGGGACTGATCGCGGGACTCACGATTAACGCGCTCGCCGCCCTAGGCGAGGAACTCGGCTGGCGTGGCCTCCTCCTAAATGAGTTGTCACCGCTTGGATTCTGGAAGGTTTCTGGAATAACGGGTGTGATCTGGGGGATCTGGCACGCACCGATCATCCTCCAGGGACACAACTTCCCTGAGGCACCCGTCGCAGGCGTCGTCATGATGACTGGTGCGATGGTCGCGATGGCGCCGGTGTACACGTACCTGACCGTCCGGGCCGAATCCGTACTGGCCGCAACGTTCTTCCATGGCGCATTCAACGGATTGGGCGCGCTGTCGCTCGTGTATCTCACTGGCGCAGGGAACCTCCTCATCGGCCCGGTCGGCGTGGTCGGCATCGCTGCCGCGTTTCTCCTGACTCTCGTTTGTGTCGCCCACGACCGATTCGTCGCTGCGAACGAGATCACGACCGGGGAACCGCTGTCGCCATGGGGATGA
- a CDS encoding CPBP family intramembrane glutamic endopeptidase has protein sequence MRAENQERQGPVPGRLHDNWWVFISFTLLTYLFSWGIWTVMAAGVFPQSLDAILGRLGGFGPLVGALGVLWLSGWSVREWFTSNVTVRLPLRWYGYALLLPPLLVGAGGLVHATLFGETMGLGSLPPFWVYPINLLIVFFIGGGQEELGWRGFALPAAQGQLSAFSSSLLVGVVWAGWHLPLFVLPNTPQGDLPFLPYLLAVVGLSVVLTWLYNGSGGGVLVAMLFHGGINPLGAYFPTGGVDAITTISGYSSYALVVVAFAAVLAIATGGTNLAGRSRALLGDIVAR, from the coding sequence ATGAGGGCTGAGAATCAGGAGCGCCAGGGGCCAGTTCCTGGCAGACTTCACGACAACTGGTGGGTGTTCATCTCGTTCACGCTACTCACGTACCTCTTCTCGTGGGGGATCTGGACCGTGATGGCTGCGGGAGTGTTTCCGCAATCCTTGGACGCGATACTGGGTAGACTCGGCGGGTTCGGCCCGCTCGTCGGTGCGCTTGGCGTGCTCTGGCTTTCGGGCTGGAGCGTTCGCGAGTGGTTCACGTCGAACGTGACGGTTCGTCTCCCCTTGCGCTGGTACGGATACGCGCTCCTCCTGCCGCCGCTACTGGTCGGCGCTGGTGGACTCGTTCACGCCACGCTGTTCGGGGAGACGATGGGGCTGGGCTCGCTTCCCCCATTCTGGGTCTACCCGATCAATCTCCTCATCGTCTTTTTCATCGGTGGCGGGCAAGAGGAGTTGGGCTGGCGCGGATTCGCGCTCCCCGCGGCACAAGGTCAGCTGTCCGCGTTCTCGTCGAGTCTACTCGTGGGAGTGGTCTGGGCAGGCTGGCATCTGCCCCTGTTCGTGTTACCAAACACACCCCAGGGTGACCTCCCGTTTCTCCCGTATCTGCTCGCTGTAGTCGGGCTATCAGTCGTGCTCACGTGGCTGTACAACGGCAGCGGCGGGGGTGTTCTCGTCGCGATGCTGTTTCACGGCGGGATCAACCCCCTCGGGGCGTACTTCCCGACCGGAGGTGTCGACGCGATAACGACCATCTCCGGCTACAGCTCCTACGCTCTGGTCGTGGTCGCGTTCGCTGCAGTTCTCGCGATCGCGACCGGAGGCACCAACCTCGCCGGGCGGTCGCGAGCCCTCCTCGGTGACATCGTCGCTCGGTGA
- a CDS encoding CPBP family intramembrane glutamic endopeptidase, which produces MESYVQFIGATLLTLALVDIGRRWGGAYPSRLSPATDRRREGLEIVVLYVLALGTVTYGILVARDVIAFNPTVRFLGRRFPLYFFLSTATMVVIPISLEVGLRDRSLRDLGIRPPVAWRPTLLLVGMGILLGLAPIAFGLPSPKSVVPLLLALYSPVFTEEFLYRGVIQSKLERLVSQERAWVFSGILFGIGHIPNDFFGPFWVASGSDPLVATFRLTAQTATGFLLGLLYMKSRTLAAPILGHYLSNNLATVISTILQ; this is translated from the coding sequence ATGGAAAGCTACGTTCAGTTCATCGGGGCCACACTGCTAACGTTGGCACTCGTAGACATCGGACGCCGATGGGGTGGTGCGTACCCTTCTCGACTGTCTCCAGCGACGGACAGACGACGCGAAGGTCTCGAAATCGTCGTTCTCTACGTTTTGGCCCTCGGGACCGTCACCTATGGCATACTCGTTGCCCGGGATGTGATCGCATTCAACCCAACGGTCCGATTTCTGGGCCGTCGCTTCCCGCTCTATTTCTTCTTGAGTACGGCGACGATGGTGGTCATCCCGATCAGTCTCGAAGTCGGCCTTCGGGACCGATCACTCCGCGATTTGGGGATTCGACCACCGGTCGCTTGGCGACCGACGCTTCTCCTCGTCGGGATGGGAATCCTGCTTGGACTGGCACCCATCGCATTTGGCTTGCCGTCCCCCAAATCGGTCGTGCCGCTGCTTTTGGCTCTGTACTCGCCGGTCTTCACGGAGGAATTCCTCTACAGGGGTGTGATTCAGTCGAAGCTCGAACGCCTCGTCAGTCAGGAACGCGCGTGGGTGTTCTCGGGCATCCTTTTTGGGATCGGTCACATCCCGAACGACTTCTTCGGACCATTCTGGGTGGCAAGCGGGAGTGATCCACTCGTGGCCACTTTCCGACTGACTGCACAGACCGCGACGGGATTCCTCCTCGGATTGCTTTACATGAAGTCACGGACGCTCGCCGCACCGATACTCGGGCACTATCTCTCGAACAATCTCGCGACCGTAATCAGTACCATCCTGCAGTAA
- a CDS encoding DUF998 domain-containing protein produces MFPLRGLTFGSRKLAGVLFFALAAQFMTVIMLAAAMAPDYDFGAAAISDLGVLPETALLFGSIVRT; encoded by the coding sequence GTGTTCCCTCTCCGAGGACTGACGTTCGGGAGCCGAAAGCTCGCAGGAGTGCTCTTCTTCGCCCTCGCTGCCCAGTTCATGACTGTCATCATGCTCGCCGCGGCGATGGCGCCCGACTACGACTTCGGTGCGGCCGCCATCAGCGACCTCGGCGTTCTTCCCGAAACGGCACTGCTGTTCGGGTCAATCGTCCGCACATGA
- a CDS encoding alpha/beta hydrolase family protein yields the protein MKSRVPAAYVTAVLLVVTVGGIAGWLVPFVQTPNAGGSGYTVEHVYVRADDRITTATLYLPDGDEQVPGIVFGAGSGTAPALYTNYGAALATNGFAVLVAGQTRELETGNPIYWEIRRDTSNIFELAAGNYANWATYLASHPRVDEDRLVLAGHSGGANSAYRVAYERDTEGVVAIAGRFPPETDEPFPTNLLLATGSEDSLVPPSKLTNVSAQLTGTALQPGHQVGSFENGTATRVTVAEGATHLSEADDPVLVRESAEWALRSVGESPPETLDITVRSIGSVLYQFLFGLVGILAGTALTKRALASRLDDRQRRDGIVALVWLVGFTVILHTTVSQRVYHFGPMPAQATKYVLLGGLLLGIGFLLDRVASSRSWADSRVGSALFDLGFLVGPVGAFVLLSTQFVTFQLVTTVVLSSVALLVLAAVLSELAVLKLERRFRWTVVGIVVLWLVPAIVPPYL from the coding sequence ATGAAGTCCAGGGTTCCTGCCGCGTACGTCACCGCCGTGCTTCTCGTGGTAACCGTGGGCGGTATTGCTGGTTGGCTCGTTCCGTTTGTTCAGACGCCGAACGCTGGGGGCAGCGGCTACACTGTCGAACACGTCTACGTCCGGGCCGACGACCGCATCACCACGGCCACGCTGTACCTCCCCGACGGGGACGAACAGGTGCCAGGAATCGTGTTCGGGGCCGGATCAGGGACCGCTCCCGCCCTCTACACGAACTACGGGGCGGCGCTCGCCACGAACGGCTTCGCGGTCCTCGTGGCCGGCCAGACGCGGGAACTGGAGACTGGAAACCCCATCTACTGGGAGATCAGACGCGATACGTCGAACATCTTCGAGCTGGCAGCCGGCAACTACGCGAACTGGGCAACCTATCTGGCATCACATCCACGAGTCGACGAGGACCGTCTCGTGCTCGCCGGGCACTCGGGTGGGGCCAACAGCGCGTATCGGGTGGCCTACGAACGAGACACTGAGGGGGTCGTCGCCATCGCAGGTCGGTTCCCGCCCGAGACGGACGAGCCCTTCCCCACGAATCTCCTCCTGGCGACCGGGAGTGAGGACTCACTCGTGCCACCGAGCAAGCTGACGAACGTCTCCGCACAACTGACCGGCACCGCGCTGCAGCCCGGCCACCAGGTCGGGTCGTTCGAGAACGGAACGGCCACCCGCGTCACGGTCGCCGAGGGTGCGACGCACCTATCGGAAGCCGACGACCCCGTGCTGGTTCGGGAGTCGGCCGAGTGGGCGCTCCGGTCGGTTGGTGAGTCTCCGCCCGAGACGCTCGACATCACCGTCCGGTCGATCGGGTCGGTGCTGTATCAGTTCCTGTTCGGCCTCGTGGGCATCCTCGCAGGGACGGCACTTACGAAGCGGGCACTCGCGAGCCGACTCGACGACCGACAGCGACGGGACGGTATCGTCGCGCTCGTGTGGCTGGTCGGCTTCACTGTGATCCTGCACACGACGGTTTCCCAGCGCGTCTATCACTTCGGCCCGATGCCCGCGCAGGCGACCAAGTACGTCCTGCTGGGCGGCCTGTTGCTCGGCATAGGCTTCCTCCTCGACCGAGTCGCGTCGTCGAGGTCGTGGGCCGACTCGCGGGTTGGCTCGGCACTGTTCGACCTCGGGTTTCTCGTCGGTCCCGTCGGGGCGTTCGTCCTGCTGTCGACCCAGTTCGTCACCTTCCAGCTCGTGACGACGGTCGTCCTGTCGTCGGTCGCCCTGCTCGTGCTGGCCGCGGTCCTCTCGGAACTCGCCGTCCTGAAACTCGAACGTCGGTTCCGGTGGACTGTGGTCGGGATCGTGGTCCTCTGGCTCGTGCCGGCGATCGTCCCACCATATCTCTGA